In Bacteroidota bacterium, the following proteins share a genomic window:
- a CDS encoding 2,3,4,5-tetrahydropyridine-2,6-dicarboxylate N-succinyltransferase encodes MQKIIEAAWDNRELLKETKTQETIRELIEQLDKGKLRVAEPKGNDWQVNEWIKKAVILYFPIQQMETLEAGPLEFHDKMKLKRNYAALGVRVVPHAVARYGAYLAKGVIMMPSYVNIGAYVDSGTMVDTWATVGSCAQIGKDVHLSGGVGIGGVLEPIQAAPVVIEDGCFIGSRCIIVEGVRVQKEAVLGANVVLTKSTKIIDVTGAQPKEYKSIVPPRSVVIPGSYTKNFSAGDYHVQCALIIGQRKESTDLKTSLNNALREYDVAV; translated from the coding sequence AATTGAACAGCTTGACAAAGGCAAATTGCGGGTAGCTGAACCCAAAGGCAATGATTGGCAGGTAAATGAATGGATTAAGAAAGCGGTTATTCTTTACTTTCCCATCCAGCAAATGGAAACACTGGAGGCCGGCCCGCTTGAGTTTCATGATAAAATGAAATTAAAACGAAATTATGCCGCGCTTGGCGTTCGTGTGGTACCTCATGCCGTTGCACGTTACGGAGCCTATCTGGCCAAAGGTGTAATTATGATGCCGAGCTATGTCAATATCGGGGCTTACGTTGATAGCGGAACGATGGTCGACACATGGGCAACCGTTGGTTCCTGTGCGCAGATAGGTAAAGATGTTCACCTCAGCGGCGGTGTTGGAATAGGCGGCGTACTGGAACCCATACAGGCTGCCCCTGTGGTTATTGAGGATGGGTGTTTCATCGGCTCACGCTGCATTATAGTTGAAGGCGTGCGTGTACAAAAAGAAGCCGTTTTGGGTGCGAATGTGGTACTTACCAAATCGACAAAAATAATTGACGTGACCGGTGCACAACCGAAAGAATATAAAAGTATCGTTCCTCCGCGCTCGGTTGTTATTCCCGGCTCATACACCAAAAATTTTTCGGCAGGGGATTACCATGTACAATGCGCGCTGATCATTGGACAACGCAAAGAAAGCACCGACCTGAAAACATCACTTAACAACGCATTAAGAGAATATGATGTTGCAGTGTGA
- a CDS encoding S46 family peptidase translates to MKKFSILTALLTILINPFNLAADEGMWLPQFLKDLNEGEMQKLGCKLTADQIYSVNNSSLKDAIVLFGGGCTGEMVSNEGLLLTNHHCGYGSIQSHSSVEHNYLDNGFWAKNKGEELPTPGLTCTFVVRIDDVTKQVLNGVTDNMDETKRNKLIEKNSKTLEADAVKDTWYRARIRPYFYGNEYYMVVTETFKDVRLVGAPPQSIGKFGGETDNWMWPRHTGDFSVFRIYANEKNEPADYSPNNKPFKPRNFLNVSLKGYQKGDFTMTYGFPGRTFEYVTSHGIRMVTEISNPTSISIREKRLGIWMNDMKANDKVRLQYSSKYARISNYYKKFQGEDKGMRLLNTIAMKESLEKQFREWAYTSKQTQYGNLLTDFKTAYEQMYPLELESTLFDECGMGIELVSFANRFITLVSLSKNAGSTDEQIKAEAENLKKDATRFFKDYNAPTDEKELAALLKMYSDLSKTHRTPAFDLVAKKYKNDYTEYAEEVFENSWLVNEKKVTSFLNSYKRSQFKKIEKDMGFKLMLDIVNNYKKNIDPAYSALETKIDLLYRQWVKALREMQKDRKFWPDANSTLRVAYGTVAPYKPFDGALYDYKTTLSGVIEKMDNTNPEFRVPQKLVDLYNAKDFGQYAENGDVPVAFIASNHTTGGNSGSPLLDGEGRLLGLNFDTAWEGTMSNYHFNADRARNISVDIRYVLFIIDKFAGAGYLVDEMTLVK, encoded by the coding sequence ATGAAGAAGTTCTCAATTCTTACAGCATTACTTACTATCCTGATAAACCCATTTAACCTCGCTGCCGATGAAGGCATGTGGCTTCCGCAGTTTTTAAAAGACCTCAATGAAGGTGAAATGCAAAAACTGGGCTGCAAGCTTACGGCAGACCAGATATACAGCGTAAACAACTCATCGCTCAAAGATGCGATTGTATTATTCGGAGGCGGATGTACCGGCGAAATGGTTTCTAATGAAGGCTTGCTGTTAACCAATCACCACTGCGGATACGGAAGCATACAGTCGCATTCAAGCGTTGAACATAATTACCTCGACAATGGTTTCTGGGCTAAAAACAAAGGTGAAGAACTGCCAACACCCGGCCTTACCTGCACTTTTGTAGTTCGTATTGACGATGTTACCAAACAGGTGCTGAACGGAGTTACTGATAATATGGATGAAACGAAACGTAACAAGTTGATCGAAAAAAACAGCAAGACACTTGAAGCTGATGCCGTTAAAGATACCTGGTACCGTGCAAGGATAAGGCCGTATTTCTATGGAAACGAATATTACATGGTAGTTACCGAAACCTTTAAAGATGTCCGCCTTGTTGGCGCCCCGCCCCAATCGATCGGAAAATTCGGCGGGGAGACCGACAACTGGATGTGGCCGCGTCATACGGGCGACTTTTCGGTTTTCCGTATTTACGCGAATGAAAAGAACGAACCGGCCGATTATTCCCCCAATAACAAACCATTTAAACCTAGAAATTTTTTAAATGTTTCACTAAAAGGGTATCAAAAAGGTGATTTCACAATGACCTACGGCTTTCCCGGCCGGACTTTTGAATACGTCACATCACACGGTATTCGTATGGTAACGGAAATATCAAATCCTACCAGCATAAGTATCCGTGAGAAAAGACTTGGTATATGGATGAATGATATGAAAGCCAATGACAAAGTTAGATTGCAATATTCAAGTAAGTATGCCCGGATTTCAAATTACTATAAAAAATTCCAGGGAGAAGATAAAGGAATGCGATTGTTAAATACAATTGCAATGAAAGAGAGTCTCGAGAAACAGTTCAGGGAATGGGCCTATACATCAAAACAAACCCAATACGGAAACCTGCTGACTGATTTTAAAACAGCATATGAACAAATGTATCCGCTGGAGTTAGAATCGACCCTTTTTGATGAATGCGGTATGGGTATTGAACTTGTTTCATTTGCCAACAGGTTCATTACATTGGTTTCTTTAAGCAAAAATGCCGGTAGTACTGATGAACAGATCAAAGCTGAAGCAGAAAATCTAAAAAAAGACGCAACCCGGTTTTTCAAGGATTATAATGCACCAACCGATGAAAAAGAGCTGGCCGCTTTATTGAAAATGTATTCCGATCTGTCAAAAACACATCGCACACCTGCATTTGACCTTGTGGCAAAAAAATACAAGAATGATTATACAGAATATGCCGAAGAGGTTTTTGAGAATTCATGGCTGGTGAATGAAAAAAAGGTTACTTCATTCCTTAATAGCTATAAACGAAGCCAATTCAAAAAGATTGAAAAAGATATGGGCTTTAAGCTTATGCTCGACATTGTAAACAATTACAAAAAAAATATCGACCCCGCTTATTCAGCTCTTGAAACTAAAATAGATCTTTTGTACCGCCAATGGGTGAAAGCTCTGCGTGAAATGCAAAAAGACCGGAAATTCTGGCCTGATGCCAATTCAACACTTCGTGTAGCGTATGGAACTGTTGCGCCATATAAACCATTTGATGGTGCCCTGTATGATTACAAAACGACTTTAAGCGGTGTTATTGAAAAGATGGATAATACAAACCCTGAGTTCAGGGTTCCTCAAAAGCTGGTTGACCTTTACAATGCCAAAGATTTTGGTCAATATGCCGAAAATGGCGATGTTCCGGTTGCATTTATTGCAAGTAACCATACTACAGGTGGAAATTCGGGGTCTCCGTTGCTTGATGGAGAAGGTCGTTTGCTTGGCCTGAATTTTGATACGGCATGGGAAGGAACCATGAGCAATTATCACTTTAATGCCGACCGCGCACGCAATATCAGTGTTGATATACGTTATGTATTATTTATCATCGACAAGTTTGCAGGAGCCGGTTATTTAGTTGATGAGATGACGTTGGTTAAATAA